The genomic interval AAGGAGGAAATGTTGGAAGCAAAAGCTCAGGCCCCTATGGGGTGGAGGCCAATACTTTGCTAAATCATGAAACCAAGGTGGCTATGGCggttccagcagcagcagtagctatGGAAGTGGCAGAAGGTTTTAATTACTGCCAGGAAACAAAgcttagcaggagaggagagccagaggACAGGGAAGCTACAGGTTACAACAGATTTGTGAACTCAGCCAAGCACAGGGGTGGCAGGGTCTTGCTGctacaaagaagacatgttttagaCAATACAGATGTGTATGGGCAAAAAACTCGAGGACtgtatttgtgactaattgtataacaggttattttagtttctgttctgtgaaaagtgtaaaagcattccaacaaagggttttaatgtagatttttgtTTTGCACCCATGCTGTTGATTGCTAAATGTAATATAGTCTGATCATAATgctgaataaatgtgtctttaaaaaaaggaaggataagtagttatttttcagagacaaacactaaattaataaaaataatgtataaatttagAGCATgtggaggaagaaaatggaataaggaaaaagcaaaaataaatgattcctAACAATTAAAATCAATCtctccaaaaaaacaaagaaacaaaaaactagaagTACAGAAGAATTGGtacaaaaatagatattaaaaattaaaatgtaaagataattCCAAATATATCAATTATcataacaaaaaatgtaaatggtttaaaTCCAATGGCTGAAAGATCTCTTTCTCTCAGTGCTCTTGATATCACTGTAGACTTATGGATtatatttactgaatacattGTAATTAATTATATCACCATAATTTGGGTGCTCAAATTATCCCAAACTTGCCCCATGGGAGTTTCTTCTGGGTGACTTTTGTAGCTTTTTTGCATCATCCAATTAATCTTTGGGTGTTTGCCTGCTTTCTGTCAtaagataaagggaaaaaaaacagaagaaagtacTGCTTTACAGAAAAATGCAGGCTAACAAATGCAGTACTATAGCATTAGAATAATCATCATTTTGTAATTTCCAATGTATTATATGATAAGGGCAAATATTACAAAAACCATTACATAAAAAGTtggtgaagaaaaatatattctcagaGTGCAAAATTTCATCCCACAGATCATCTAATAGCAAacagaaaaatgtgggtttatcACGGAGATTTCTAGCAGATAGTACGAAATAACGTGTCATTAGTTGTGTCCTCGTGCAGTCAGATAATCAGTATAGTGTATCACCTATAAAGTAGTCTTGCCAATAATGTTTAATCTGAATCTAATTAAGCATTCAGACACAACTTCTGAGGGACACCTCGGTGGcacagtcaattgagcatccttCTTCAggtcaggtcgtggtctcatgttCCTGAGTCactgccctgcatcaggctctctgctgtcactgggGAGtccacttcatatcctctgtaTCCCCcactgcacctctcctgctcatgctctctctctctctctctctctctctctctctcaataataaaaaacatataaaaattttaaagtaaataaaaagcacaacTTCTGGCcatcctcctgccccacccccactcccacatCACCTGCAATGGTTGATTATCTCTACAGACCAGCTCTCACTCTCCAGCAATGGTGAACTATTTCTAGAAACCACACCTATCATGCCCATACCTTTTGCACTGGTAGTTCTAACACACTAGCTCTGATCATACCTTCTCATAAATTCGTTCACCACTGAAAGGCTTTTGAAAAGGACTTTCCCTCTTTGAAGAGGTCTGAATCTCAGCCTTGGCAGTGAGAGGTTGGAAGGGCTAAGCACCTGCTATTTTTGGACCTCTTACTTTCATCTTGCTCTTTTAGTAGACAGCTAGCTTCTTCTACTTAACTTCTTCTACTTATATTACCTTTTCCCTGTCCAAATAATTGGTGTTACTTCTCTTCTTGGGAGTACCCTGACTTAGGATACCATATAACAAACATAAGAGCAGTATTCATAATACATGAATAACTCCTACCAATCAACATGAAAAAGACAATATAACATCTTCCTATAATATCTTCCTTAGAAGAATAAAACCAATGTCCAATAaacatacaaaacataaaaattgtcaATTTAACTAGCATGTCACTTCACAGTGATGTTGGAAAGTATTTACATGAATGGAAACACATATCGCTGGTGAAAGGCAGCCCAATTTGGCAATATCTCTAAAGATTGAACACTGTTATAGCAGGTGGCTCAGTAGCCTCACTTCTGACTATGTACCCAAGAGGAGTTCTGGGCATACTCCCAGCAGGAGACACAAGAATGCTCCTCACCTCAGTGTTTATAACAGGAGgtatggaggaaaaggaaaaaacaaatgtcCGTAGAGACAGCAGCAGCATGGATGAATAAATTGTGGTGCATTCACATAGCTGAATACCACAAACATGTTTAAATGAACTTCAAAGactttaatacaatttattactttgggaaatataatataatattgaagAAAGCAAGTCCAAGGCGATTGCTTACAATAACTACTATGGACATTTTAagctcaaaaataagcaaaactgaaTAATGTATTATTAAGCATTAGAGACATACATGTCAAAACTGTATTAAGCACATAATGTACACATAATTGCACatcaaataatgtatttttaaaaaataataaagaccagataCATGTAACAATGCTCTACACAACTCTGTGATGAACAGAAGTTGCAAACACAGTACTCTGCCCAGAAAGGTAAAGGGAGTCAGTGATAAGAAATGACAATGATGGTGTGAGTCATGGAACTAGAATGAACTAGATTCTTTTTTATCAATTCCATAAGCAAAAATCTGAAATTGATAAATTAAGCAAGAAACACATCATcgttttattttgagataaaggcCAAAAGGAACATGAGGAACCAGGAAGTGTTTGTAGAGTGGGAAACAAGGAAGGGCCAATGCTTGTTACCCTTCATCCTTGTcctgggtttgtttttctttttaacgatAACTTGGTTTATGTATGTGccttaataaaacattttcaattgtgcaaaaaaaattgtagtttgtaaaactatgaaagaaatgcTTGGGATGAGAGTGTAGAAAGCTTGTAGGGAAGGGGAGTCGGAGTCCTGGAGATCAGGAGTACCAGGCGCTGGAAGACTTGGGTTCTAATCCAGACTCTGCCACCAAAGAGCTGGGATACTTTGGCAAGCGATTAGACTTTCTGGTGACACCACCTCATTAGTACAATGTGAGAGTTTGACTAGGTCCTCATTAAAGTACACTCCAATTCTAAAATTCAATGTTTCTACTATTATTCCAGGATAATTCCATTACACATCTGATCataatgttatttatcttttttaatgtttatttatttttgagagaaagagagaaagggagagtgcatgcacacaagtgcgggagggacaaagagaatcaaagtgggcttcatgctgatttgggctcaaactaatgaaccctgagatcgtgacctgagctgaagtcagacacttaacccactgagccaccagcccctccccatAAAGTTATTATCTTTTAGTGAGCACTCACACAGGGCCTATTATCCCTTTGACACCATCTCTGTTAGATTTCCCGTGCCTGTGGCCCTGCTAAGTCCCTTTACACTGGGATCTCCCAAAAGTAATGGAGGACAGCTCCTCTTGTGTTCTCTGCTGTAACACCCATCAAAGAAGTTTGTTCTTGGGACTGGAAGAAAGGAGCTTGGAGAAGCAGCATGCGGCATATAATTCTACCTCCCTTCGATCTCCCTGACTCAGTATTAGAACTCTTATCTTGTTGGCAGAACAATTTAGTTGCCTGTTCCACACCTCTTCTGCTTCACACCTTGATTGCACACTTTGAAATTCAAGGCTTGAAAAACAACACATCCTACATTAAGGTTATCCTTTTTTCTTAAGGTTCTGGAGGATCTACTAACTCTGAAATCATTACCCCACAACAACAATGGTGCCAATCTCAGGGGACAGAGTCTGTCAGGTTGGAGGAGTGACCTCACCCAGATGGCAGGTGAATCCTCACTCTTGTTGAGCCAAAGAGACCGAGGCACTAGTAATTCCACTATTAATTGGCGCTTTAACAGTACTCTTAGGCTCCACTTTGGACCCATCTATTAGACTTATTTTCGTAtgaatttttctaaaaacaaaacaaaaaatctcacAGTAATTCTTGCTTCTCAAAGAAAATTGAGGGTTcgaattttaaaattgaagttaaCTTTTTATATCAGTATTCCTGGTGAATCATCTGCCGCTACACCATGTACTGTACTACTTATTGGTTATGTTTATCATTCTATTCTGTATCCTTACAGGCCCTGGGtaccaataaaacaaaattataccaCTCAGAATCACTCCGGGCAATTTTAACTCAGCCTTCTaggatgttttgttgttttggttgttgttttcacatttctaatttcattaaAAGTTGTGATTAAGTGTTCCTATCtagcttctatttcttttttataaccaTGTCACCTAGAGTGgcttttatgatatatttttccttgtgaAATTTAATTATATGCGCTCATGGTTATAGTTTAGAAAAAGCTTTTATGAGTGAGTAACTTCAACCAAACTGCACTGGAGCCATAAATCCCAACAGCCTCTGCTTGGGTTCTGAGAGAAAAATTCGTGgcaagttgtttttttaattcatccagATTGTAGCCGATTCTGTTAAGTCTACCGCACATGCAAATTGCAAGATGATAAGGATCTATTATTTCGACAGTGAAGCCATCAAGGTTTTGATTTCACTTCATTTAACACAAGTATTTATCAGACGCTTGTTTTGTGCAAGGCGTTGTGAGTACCGTCAGGGTACCAAAATGAGTAAAACAGAATGGCGGCTTTCCAACGTGGGAAGCTTTCTTCTAAAGCAGATGGAAACAAGTGGAAAAGCACGGCAGCGTGGAAGGAGAGAGGCTTCATTTCACCTCAGGGGTTTTGGTAGGCTTTATGGAGGAAATAAAACTTGACTGGGCCCTTGAAGAATTGATAAGAACGTCAGAGGAGGGTATGTGCACGAGACAAACACAGATTTCAACAAAGAGAGTTAATAGTCTTAGTATAGAAGTACATATATACCATACAATTCATAACATGTGTCACAAATATAGCAAAAGATTACCATCTTCAATATATATGTGAAGAAAAACACCAAAACCCCCAGTAGAAAAGCAAGTAAAAGACatatttacagaagaaataatGTACATGACTAGTAAACATAAGAAATATGTTCAAGCTCATTCAtaaccaaagaaatgcaaattcaaacaactgcaattttttaagcatttcaaAATACAAGAAGATTCAAATTTTAGAAGATACTGTTCAGGACATATAAGGTATAATAAAATGGGAATTCTTGCATAAACTGCTATAACTTTTCTAGAAAACAATTTCCTAGTATAAATAAGAGCCACAGAAAGTTTAATATTCTGTCTCCCCAAGTAATTTCACATCTGTGGTTCTGTCATGAGGAAATAATCATAGTATGTCTAAGGTTTATGTGCAatgattttcacataaaaatatccCTAAAAATGAAGAATGGTTAAGTTATGCTATACATTTCTGATGAATTATCACTCATACAAAATGATGTTTGAGACGAATTTTTAAGGACATAAGAAAAGGCTAGTGATTTATTACTGAGTGAATAAAATAGGATACTAAAAGGTATCTACAGTATATATCCAGCATATATCTTGGAATAtacgtgagagagagagagagaaagagaaggaatgtaCAGAAATGCACCAGCGTGTTTATAATATTTCTGGATGaaattagatttcttttcttctccgtattttattttccactttcctCAATTGAGTACGTAATGCCTTTATCATTAGGAGAAATAACTTTTCAAATGAACTCGGAGCCCTTCCATCCTTTGGCCTTCCACATCTGCTCCAACAAACTGTGCAAACAAAGCCACGTCTGTGACAGTGCTGGTTTCCTCCTTGGAATGAACGTTCCCTTTGCAAAGCTTTCAGCACCTGGTAGCACTTGCCCAAATCAAATCCAAATCTGCCCTCTGTGCTTTTACTTCACAGAGATTTCTCTCAAGGCAAGACCCCCAAATTATCCTCACAGTTAAGACTTACTGCTCCACACCCTAGGCCTTTTATCTGAGGattaatacaaaaaagaaaaaaaatggggctTTCATATCACTTTATAGCCAGGAATTACCTCAgccaaaaatctttttctttaaattccaatCTTCCATATATGCAAAACAGATCAGTTGCTTATATAAATCTGAGTTGCCTATATCAAGTCTATTAGGAGGAGAGATACCTGAAATCTGTGACCCAGGCACTGAAGTTTGACCCATTCCAAATAAACCCTCATCATATATAAACACTAACCCTTTTAAACCAGAATTAAAGAAAGAGGGGTAGGGAGTAATTCCCTATATTTGGGAAATCCCGTAAACCTAGAGTGATATTATTCACACTCAGTATTTCTGTTAGAGTCCATAAGACCAAAAAAAGTGCAGATGTTGGATtacaaaagctaaaaaaaaaaggggggggggtgactcagtctgttgagcatctgacttcagcttaggtcatgacctcgctgtttgtgagttcaagccctgggaccagctctgtgctgacagctcgcagcctagaatgtgattcggattctgtgtctccctctctctctgcccctctccccctcatgcccatctctctgtctctctctctctctctctctctcaaaaataaataaacattaaaaaattttaaaaatacaccctTCATGGAGAAGAGCGCACCTAAATTACCTGCACAGAAAACAAGAGCAGATGCATTGTTAGTGTTTGGACAGAGGCCAATATTGGGTAAAACCACATAGCTGGTAAGAAACCCAATCCACAATCTCAAACATGAAGGCAAAGATCACCTACTTTTCATTAATTCCATCCATGTGCTGCCACAGAACCTAGCTCACTAGAGGTCAATTCTACTTAGGTCACTAGTATCAACCCAGAACTTCATCAAAAAACAGAAGGCATTCACAGTACCTGGAGGAAGAGGACCTCTAATACCCCTTTTATCAAGGTTGCTGCAGGCATCTTTATTAATCAAGCCTGACATGATCTGTTAATCTCTTTGATTATATGCCTGGAGTGAGACATGGGAATCTCCCAGGAGGCCGCTGGCTCTGGTGCTGAGGACCTCACCTCCATAGGTTCACCTTGCAGCCAGCCCAGGACTCAGATGTTTTGAGCTGCTCCTGTTCCCTCCTCCCAGGGGAACCTCACTGCAGGCTGAAAAAGTTCCTTCTTGTCTCAGCTTCTCCACGCCACTCTGCTTCTTTCCCCAAACACTACACTCCCTCTTGTATTTTCACCATGAGCTGTGAAGATCCATTATACCCAGAAGCTAAATCTTAAAATCCTAAAATTAGTTTCTCCTTCCTTGACTGCACGAAGGATTGACTCTCTAGATTCTAGTCAGTTAGATGCTGAAAGAatatttcaatttgtatttctagGGCatcaacaagaaacaaaacaataggcATATGAAGTGTCTAAACTGCACAAGTCTGATCGTTCATATCCCAACTTCtccatgtttattttctcaagtcATTTACTTATAAGTGCCTCACAATCAAACTGTCTAAGTTCCACGTTATTTTCATCCACtcactctttttccttcctcaaatCATTTTCACACACTTTCTCGCCTCTTCACTGTTTTACCAGTTGAAGCAACTTGGAGGAAAGatgttactttatattttactcaTGTAAGTCttacctcatttcttttcaagttattctaaattcttgatgtctctctccttccattcactacttttagtttcttttgaCCATCTTATGGAGCTGGGAAGTGCTGTCAGGATAGGAGGTCTAGTAGGGATGACATCTTCCTGTCCGTGTCCTGCCCCACAAACCCTTTCTGAAATGCCCCATATTCTGATCAACCCCAATATTCTGTTCTACACAAGTGATCAACTCCCTGAGTCAAAGGTGACAGTGAGTTAATGGAGGCATGCACCCTCTCTCACCCTGACAAGACTGTGCCTTCCTGCAGTAACTTTGTGATTTCTTCCTACCATTAGATGACTTTCATTCCCCTCTGGGTACAGAGACTAACTGACCTGAGAAATGTCCCCATAAGGACATTCACTGTTCAACCTTGAAAGGTAAACAAACTTGGCATTTAAGTATTTTCAATATACTTCTTTGTACAGAAGGTATGTTATGAATTCGACTTTTAAGACTTTCTagcttttcatattatttatggTATTAGTGAAGACAACTTTTGCTGTAACAGAAACCAACTCAAGGGCAGGACAGAAGCCAAGAATCAGCAAGCACACATgcatctctctcattctcttctgGGCTTCATCAGTGGGTCTGCTGGCTTCCTCCCTCTTGGTACTACTTCCCTGAGCTTTTCACTTTTCCATTCATGGAGCACCCCACACTTACAAAGAGCAGTTTCCTGCTTTTGCTGTAGTTGTTAATATTTACTAGTAGAATctaactgggttttttttaatgtttgtttatttgagagaaagagagagcaggagagtggcagcgagagagagggagacacagaatctgaagcaggctccaggctctgagcggtcagcacagagcccgaagtggggctcaaaagctgtgagatcgtgacctgagctgaagtcagatgtttaaacagctgatccacccaggcacccctaactggttatttttaaagagtcttgCTTAGTTTCCACAATATTCGAAACATTTCACTTATTAAACCAACCTAGAGTCCAAATTTTGAATCTTAAAtaatttgttccatttttttcacctattaagatgtttaaaacaaaaacttaaaaagaaaaaaacccttaaataCAACAGCAGTATGCTTGGATTTGTTTCACCCATACTGAGTTTTAAGCAAACAACACACCTCTGCTCAGGCCTACTCCACACTGGCTTAAATGGAGATGACTTATTTCACCattattaaagaaactaaaagatCCTAACTAGATAGGATGGAGTATAGCTTTGATTGGCACCGCTGATTTAGTTCAAGGAATCCAAACAGCTGAATCAAAGGTAAACCAACTCTCCATTGAAGGCAAGTGTGCTCCCTGGAGCCAAAGCCAGCCAGCccgagggaggaagaggaggaagatgccTAGAGCAGGAAGTCACAGCCTAGGGGGCTCTGGGCAAAATCATAgggaagattatttttcttcctcatattCAACTACTGTGTTCCCagcctctctttgtttctttcaatcATCTCCAAATCTGAAATATGCGTAGGGGCCTGGAATTTAAATTTACCCTAAATATCCTAATGAGTTTTGCTTAGACTGAAGTGTAAGTGTTGATGCTTAGCGTGATAATGAAGACATATTATTAATTGGAGGAAAACACAGGTAAGACGCTTTATGTTAAGAGATGAGGGAAGAGAGTCTGGATGGTGCTACTGTGTGAAGAGACCAAAGGCATGAACTGGAACATGAGGTTGAAATATAGCCTGAGAGGGCTTCCACCCAAACCCAGAAAGTATCCCCATTTCTGCTAAAGAAATAAAGCCAGGCAGTTCTTTTGCATCCTACATGAGGTTACAAAGTAGGGATGGCTTTGCCATAGTtcacaaataatttgaaatttaaataccTTCTCTGAAACACTCAAAATTAACACCGATGTTCCCGTCATCACCCATTTCCCATTAATGCAACCACGGCTTCCTCGACAAGTATTCACAGGCTTCTTGACTAGCGAACAAGTCTCTCATTCCTGCCGTGTGGCATGCTGGGAGACTGCTGTAGCTGGTGGTTAGGTTCATGGGCTCTGGAACCAACCACCGGATTCCATCCTGCTGGCCTCTCCATGTGAGCAGGGCGAGTTACTAAACTTTCTGTGCAATAGTCCCGTCTTCCGAAAAGTGGAAATAAGAACAGTAACAATGGCCAGTTCACAAGAGGACCAAAGGAATTTAGACATGTGCCTAGCAAACTCTCAATTCTTGCTGCTCTTAAATATTGCTAGAATTTacctcacaaaaaaaaaaaatcaatggaactTTTATGTACATGAGGAAAATTTAAAGTTTGACAGTacagaaaaaatgtataaatcttGATTTTGAAACTCAAAATTGCCTTTTACAAGTTGGTTTGTGGCCCAAGTCTGGTAAGAGCTAATATCTGAATTACATTCAAGGCTATCATAAAGAAACAGTAATCTTGCCTTGTTTTCAAGGTCAGTGTATTTTATAGGAATAAAAATCTTGGCATCCATCTGAAGGGAAACAGAATATGCTCCCCCCCAAAATATGTCACTTTGGCACATcagttattttgaattaaagttactaAAGAAATAGCTGGTTCAAGGAGGACATTCTGACCTCCTTTGTCCtcagaaaacaggaaattaatCTCCCAAGTGAAAGTCACCTTCCCCATaccaggaggaagagagacatcCTTATCAACAGAGATAAGGAATTTAGGGCCTAGAAGGATGTGTAAACAACCCTTGTTACTGCTTCATTAATTAATTACCCCAAATCCAAACCGctttgtcttgtcaattcttcacaaatctgtttctttgtctaaaaagtaTATATTCTGCTTGATCCAGTCCCTTCTTTGAGTCTCATATTTTTTATGAGCTTCTGTACACACAATATTAAATTGTGTTTCTCCTGTTAAGCTGTCTTACATCAGTTTAATTACTAGGCCAACCAAAGGacctagaaaaaaaagagggaaaagctGTCTTCCTCTACAAAATATTTAGTGGCCACAACTTCTTGTAACCATGAAAGACAGGGTGAAGCACCCTCTTCACCAAGTGGCCCGGGGTCATGGGACTCACTAGCCAGATCTGTAGCCAAGCATCACGCTACAAAGCCaagcatttaaattaatttaaacttaaCTGTAAACATTTCAATGGTGTCTACTGACACAAACCTattacttctttccctttttcttaacTAAGATGAATCTGCTGTGCTGATTGTGTACAAAAATTTCAACTTCATCCAGTatcaaatattttaggcttataagagcatgttttaaaaacagatatttgGTAAATCTAGAGTTATGGTattgaaaaaaaggaagttcCTGTCACCCTTGGTCATTCAAAAAGCCGAAAGATTCAAAACTTGGGAGTTCTCTTGTCTTTTACTTTACGGAATGGATGAGAGGATAACTTCAAGAGTGGGGAAGCCATGGGTCATGTAAATTCAAAGAGAGAACACCCCAGAAAGAGCATTTGGAGAGAATCCAAGAAACCTTGGCGTGGAAATCATGACACCAGAAAAGAAATTGATATTAACAAAGATTTGAGCTTGGtcttgaaatataaaatgtaatttctattaataataaaaagaaatagttttatggtatagtttaatttttaaatttgtaaagcaGATGGAGACGTTGGAGGATACAATTTTGAGTGaatgctctttttctttattcttcattttatctgttttggacaataaacttaaaaacataaaagttataggaaaatattgttttctctttattaatttgAATGTTGCTTAAGGCATTTAATTACAAAGAgctgaatttaaatttaactgtAAACATTTCAATGGTGATcattaaaagtctttttaattgaaaatagaTCTGAGAACTTGAAAAAGCCCTGAAGGATTCAAAAAGTATCCCTTAAGAGTTATTCAATTCATCATGCCAGCTGGTTTTTAGGGTATAAGTACCTTCAAGAGGCTACACATTCAAGAGAAAACGTGGACTTTCAAACATAAAAGTGCATCTTAAATGcttcagaaatagaaataactttataaaataaacatctttggTTCCCAACTAACATTAAAACGTCTATTTTAAATGCCCTAAATTTCTATGTCATTGGTTAAAGCTGATCTTGTCAGCAAATAAACATTGAGAATAAATACAATACATTAAGACTTAAGATTCCAATGGAAAGCCAATGGGAAAGGTAGGAAACATTCAAGAGATAAATCATACATCAGCAGAGAAAAGTggctctatctctccctcttaAGTCACAATGAATCTTTTAGCCCtgaacttttttctcttccattagtaatgctgttttccagagcaacctTCATCTCCTTGGACAGCCAATTTTCCTGCCAAGGATGAATAGGAAGATTAGTGAAAATATATGCTTACTAAATAAATTAGAATGAATATAAATCATTCGATATTATCAGCTTGGTATTGTCATGAGTGCAATAGATAGAGTCACGCTACAAAGATAGAGACCAGCTCTACCTGGGGTTTCAAGGAATGGTTCACAAATAAGATGGAAAAGTGAATTTTGTCTCATAGACCAATACTCATAGATGATGGCTGCTGCtagtgttatacccagattttaatatcgtccccaaaaaccagagactaccagggagactgagtcacgcatgcaaaagcaaagggcggttttattacgggcttaggctggctgagcctaagctcgggctcacag from Suricata suricatta isolate VVHF042 chromosome 7, meerkat_22Aug2017_6uvM2_HiC, whole genome shotgun sequence carries:
- the LOC115296853 gene encoding dormancy-associated protein 2-like, with the translated sequence MAVMDMVTMAVMEEAALVTLEEAEAMEVVDRVMEGRQGSGYGRSGSYDSYDNKGGRGGFGSGSGSNFGGGGIYSDFGNYYSQSSNFGPMKGGNVGSKSSGPYGVEANTLLNHETKVAMAVPAAAVAMEVAEGFNYCQETKLSRRGEPEDREATGYNRFVNSAKHRGGRVLLLQRRHVLDNTDVYGQKTRGLYL